Genomic segment of Polycladomyces abyssicola:
GATTTTTTGGATCCCAGACATCCAAGATGAATCAGCCCGACGTGTAGCATAGGTGAAACGGTTGTCCTTAGAATGAAAGTCAATCGGCATGAGACTCTCCTCCTCACTCGTTCCCTGCCGTTCACCGTTTAATTAGGGAAGCAAAATAAGACACCCCCATGTCACAGTTAGGAACCGTGGCCCCAAATCCCTTCACCCATGATGTTCCGATGTTTAGTAGTTTGAACTTTCATTCTAGTTGGGAAGATATGAGATGTCAACCTACAACGAAAGGATGAAGCGTGTGGAAATCTCCGTTCACGATATCTTCCGGGCGCGTCACCACATCGAACATTTCGTCGATCGGACCCCTTTGGCCCCATCGGTTCCACTCAGTAATTTGATCGGGGCACAGGTGCGGTTCAAGTTGGAAAACTACCAACGAACTGGTTCGTTCAAGCCCAGAGGGGCGATCAACAAGATGAGAATGTTGTCCGAGGAAGAAAGAAAAAGGGGTGTGATCGCCGCATCCGCCGGGAATCACGGGTTGGCGGTAGCGTATGCGGCGGGATTGGTGGGTACGTCGGCACAGGTGGTGGTACCCGAACGAACACCCAAGACCAAGGTGGCAGGCATTCAGCGATTAGGAGCGGAACTGGTGTTTCACGGGACCAACTATGATGAAGCGGAAGAATATGCGTACCGATTGGCAGCGGAAAATGGCCGGTCATTTATTCATGCCTATGAAGACCAGCATACCATCGCCGGGCACGGTACGATCGGACTGGAAATCTTACTTGATTGGCCTGAGGCAGATGTGATCGTAGTTCCGGCCGGAGGTGGCGGATTGATCCTGGGTATCGCGATCTTGGCCAAATCGGTTCGTCCAGATATTCGGATCATCGGTGTGCAGAGTCATGCCTCCCCGCCGTGGTACTATTCGTTCCGTGCAGGACGGATGGTGGAAGTAACGTATCGAGAGTCGCTCGCCGAAGGTTTGCATGGGGGCATCGGTCAAAAGATCTTTCCATTGGTTCTGCATTATGTCGATGATTTCGTACTGGTGGGGGAAGAGGAGATTGCCGAGGCCATGTGTTGGATGGCTCGTCAACACCATCAGAGGGTGGAGGGTTCCGGTGCCGTCGGAGTGGCTGCATTGCGTAACGGGCGTATTCCGGATATCGCCGGTAAAAACGTGGTCTGTCTCATCAGCGGGGGCAACGTGGATGACGAGCGGTTGTTAGGATTGTTGGAGGCTCAAGAAAGAGTGGAAAAAACCGCAGATCGTGGTTTATCCATAACGCCCCCCAGTTAAGGGGGGCTAATATAATCCGATTGAAATCAACTACAGTATCTCAGCGTCTCAAACTACCGCTCTTCGGATATTTATACACCACAAAATCTTTGTGATAGATTTCTCTGAGCAACTGTTTTGTTTCTGAATCATAAAAACTGTCAACAGTGGGTAATTCCCCTCCCAATGCAACATATGTCTTTGAAAAAGGA
This window contains:
- a CDS encoding threonine ammonia-lyase; translation: MSTYNERMKRVEISVHDIFRARHHIEHFVDRTPLAPSVPLSNLIGAQVRFKLENYQRTGSFKPRGAINKMRMLSEEERKRGVIAASAGNHGLAVAYAAGLVGTSAQVVVPERTPKTKVAGIQRLGAELVFHGTNYDEAEEYAYRLAAENGRSFIHAYEDQHTIAGHGTIGLEILLDWPEADVIVVPAGGGGLILGIAILAKSVRPDIRIIGVQSHASPPWYYSFRAGRMVEVTYRESLAEGLHGGIGQKIFPLVLHYVDDFVLVGEEEIAEAMCWMARQHHQRVEGSGAVGVAALRNGRIPDIAGKNVVCLISGGNVDDERLLGLLEAQERVEKTADRGLSITPPS